A genome region from Bombilactobacillus bombi includes the following:
- the rimP gene encoding ribosome maturation factor RimP — translation MEAVTDTIKKLAQPLLESHGFYLVDIEYVKEGPSWYLRLYIDKPGGIDIEECALINQELSDKLDATEPDLIDNAYFLEVSSPGAERPLKTESDLKMAIGQYIHVSLYQKQNNQKIFEGTLLDYDAEYLNLEYKNKTRRQKIKILRKNIAAMRLAIEF, via the coding sequence TTGGAAGCAGTCACAGATACAATTAAAAAATTAGCACAACCGCTTCTGGAAAGTCATGGATTTTATTTAGTAGACATTGAATACGTTAAGGAAGGGCCCAGTTGGTATTTGCGGCTTTATATCGATAAACCAGGCGGTATCGATATTGAAGAATGTGCATTGATTAATCAAGAACTTAGTGATAAATTGGATGCCACCGAACCTGATTTAATTGACAATGCCTATTTTTTGGAGGTATCTTCTCCGGGAGCAGAACGACCTTTAAAAACTGAGTCAGATTTAAAAATGGCGATTGGTCAATATATTCACGTTAGTCTATATCAAAAACAAAATAATCAAAAAATTTTTGAAGGTACGTTATTAGATTATGATGCTGAATATCTTAATTTAGAATATAAGAATAAAACACGGCGGCAAAAAATTAAAATTTTGCGAAAAAATATAGCTGCAATGCGTTTGGCAATTGAATTTTAA
- the nusA gene encoding transcription termination factor NusA, protein MSKELVDALSALQEEKGIDKNVIIEAMEAALVSAYKRNFGQAQNVDVSFNEKTGDFHVYTVKEVVEEVADERLEISLEDAEQINRGYELGDHINFEVTPSNFGRIAAQTAKQVVMQRVREAERNNIYNEYSQYQDEVIQGVVQRRDNRFVYINLGRVEAVMGRSDQLPNESYQPQDRLKVYVSKVENTTKGPQIFVSRTHPGLVKRLFEQEVPEIYDGTVEIVSIAREAGDRTKIAVRSENPNVDPVGTTVGPRGQRVQTVVDELHGENIDVVKYEEDPSDFIANALNPAEVIAVQFDDENNPKSCIVIVPDYHLSLAIGKKGQNARLAAKLTSFKIDIKPESEVEFVDDASTDVDDNDESDNSEVIDNH, encoded by the coding sequence ATGAGCAAAGAATTAGTTGATGCATTATCAGCTTTACAAGAAGAGAAAGGCATCGACAAAAATGTTATTATTGAAGCAATGGAAGCTGCATTAGTATCTGCTTATAAACGTAATTTTGGGCAAGCTCAAAATGTTGATGTTAGCTTCAATGAAAAAACTGGAGATTTTCACGTTTATACTGTAAAAGAAGTTGTAGAAGAAGTTGCTGATGAACGTCTAGAAATTAGTCTGGAAGATGCAGAACAAATTAATCGTGGTTATGAACTAGGAGATCACATCAATTTTGAAGTTACGCCTAGTAACTTTGGTCGTATTGCAGCACAAACAGCTAAGCAAGTAGTTATGCAGCGGGTTCGTGAGGCTGAACGTAACAATATTTATAATGAATATAGTCAATATCAAGATGAAGTCATTCAAGGTGTTGTCCAACGACGAGATAATCGATTTGTTTACATTAATTTAGGACGTGTAGAAGCAGTCATGGGGCGCTCAGATCAATTACCTAATGAATCTTATCAGCCACAGGATCGTTTGAAAGTTTACGTTTCTAAAGTGGAAAATACAACTAAAGGTCCACAAATCTTTGTCTCCAGAACTCACCCGGGTTTAGTTAAGAGATTATTTGAACAAGAAGTGCCTGAGATTTATGATGGTACTGTAGAGATAGTTTCAATCGCTAGAGAAGCTGGTGATCGGACTAAGATTGCTGTTCGTTCGGAAAATCCTAATGTGGATCCGGTTGGAACAACGGTTGGTCCACGGGGGCAGCGTGTACAAACAGTCGTTGATGAATTGCATGGTGAGAATATTGACGTTGTCAAATATGAAGAGGATCCTTCTGATTTTATTGCCAATGCCTTGAATCCTGCTGAAGTAATTGCAGTTCAATTTGATGATGAAAATAATCCTAAGTCTTGTATTGTTATTGTGCCAGACTATCATTTATCTTTAGCCATTGGTAAAAAAGGTCAAAATGCTCGCTTAGCAGCTAAATTAACCAGTTTTAAAATTGATATTAAGCCTGAATCAGAAGTTGAATTCGTTGATGACGCATCAACTGATGTTGATGATAACGATGAATCTGATAACTCGGAAGTTATTGATAATCATTAG
- the rnpM gene encoding RNase P modulator RnpM has product MKQRKVPMRKNVLTNEMEPKRLLVRIVRNKDGEVTLDPTGKKPGRGAYVGLDPVAVKQAANKKTLDRVLQTNLSDEFYQELYDYVDHQRARLDLFGELGTKH; this is encoded by the coding sequence TTGAAACAACGTAAAGTCCCTATGCGCAAGAATGTTTTAACTAATGAGATGGAACCAAAACGCTTATTAGTTCGAATTGTACGCAATAAAGACGGCGAAGTCACTTTGGATCCTACAGGCAAAAAGCCTGGACGTGGAGCTTATGTTGGACTTGATCCTGTTGCAGTTAAGCAAGCAGCTAATAAGAAAACCTTAGATCGAGTTTTACAAACTAACTTAAGTGACGAATTTTATCAGGAATTATATGATTATGTTGATCACCAAAGAGCACGATTGGATTTGTTTGGCGAATTAGGTACAAAACATTGA
- a CDS encoding L7Ae/L30e/S12e/Gadd45 family ribosomal protein, whose protein sequence is MNLLGMAYKSRRLVSGQDLVLQAIKQQQAQFVFLASDLSSASKKELKFAVEKHDLPFTDEFSQLELSQAIGRPRKTIAITDQGFSNRFEELTSMN, encoded by the coding sequence TTGAATCTATTAGGAATGGCATATAAATCAAGAAGACTTGTGAGTGGACAAGATTTAGTATTACAGGCTATTAAGCAGCAACAAGCACAATTTGTATTTTTAGCCAGTGACCTTAGTTCGGCTTCGAAGAAAGAATTAAAATTTGCAGTTGAGAAGCATGATTTACCGTTTACCGATGAATTTTCTCAATTAGAATTAAGCCAAGCTATAGGCCGTCCCCGTAAAACAATTGCTATCACGGATCAAGGATTTTCTAACCGATTTGAGGAATTAACTAGTATGAATTAA
- the infB gene encoding translation initiation factor IF-2, which produces MGKKRVYELAKELAIPSKNLVDLAQKHKIEVSSHMSVLSDQQQTQLTHIVKGQKKPQTSEAASSSTNNKNNHSQHSEKTKIKVTAIRKPEKKKTATNNHNQHAENNSANKRSATNNHSVNNTNNSNNNHRRNNNKNRFNQNRNNNDHRSEMINRASAGRKHLAQYKQNAQASVVEVEQARQKPAKKVTHNNEQHHNSTSSRKNVTSQHNSNNNQHNHNQHQNHTNTQAKPANKITSKTPTRSVASVTSTPTTEQKTTDNANKRQHEFTNNRRKNDFTNYRNRPKHKNKKKLRKQQATQPKKPMPQRKERPLPETLEYSVGMNAQDLGKILHREPAEIVKKLFMLGIMVNQNQSLDKDTVELLAADYGIDAQEKVEEDITNLDNFFEEEVNNTENLAKRPPVVTIMGHVDHGKTTLLDRLRHSHVTDDEAGGITQHIGAYQVRLDDRLITFLDTPGHAAFSNMRARGADITDIVILVVAADDGVMPQTIEAINHAKAANDPIIVAINKIDKPDANPQHVTEELMQYDLIPEDFGGDTIFVNISAKKGTGIDDLLQMILLEADVLELKANPQQKAVGTVIEARLDKGRGPVASLLVQQGTLHKGDPIVVGNTFGRVRVMTDDRGRQIKEALPSQPVMITGLNDVPQSADKFVVFESEKLARSAGEERAKQAQIQERKRTNAVTLDNLFDTMKQQDMKQVDVIIKADVQGSVEALRNSLEKIDVEGVRVNIIHAAAGAITETDVTLASASNAIIIGFNVRPTNQAKIQADEENVDIRLHNVIYNAIDEIESAMKGMLEPVYEEKVTGNLTVRETYKVSKLGTIAGCIVDSGLIQRDSGVRLIRDGIVIYEGKLASLKRFKDDVKEVKQGFECGLMIENYNDIKVDDQVEAYIMQEVPVE; this is translated from the coding sequence ATGGGAAAAAAGCGTGTATATGAACTAGCAAAAGAATTAGCAATCCCAAGCAAAAATTTAGTAGACTTGGCACAAAAACATAAGATTGAGGTTTCATCACATATGTCGGTTTTATCAGACCAGCAACAAACACAATTAACACATATTGTTAAAGGACAAAAAAAGCCACAAACTTCTGAAGCTGCTAGCAGTTCAACCAATAATAAAAATAATCATAGTCAACATTCAGAAAAAACTAAAATTAAAGTAACTGCAATTAGAAAGCCAGAAAAGAAAAAAACAGCTACTAATAATCATAATCAACATGCTGAAAACAATAGTGCCAACAAGCGTTCAGCTACTAATAATCATTCTGTGAATAATACTAACAACAGCAATAATAATCATCGCCGCAATAATAATAAAAATCGGTTTAATCAAAATCGTAATAACAATGATCATCGCTCTGAAATGATTAATCGTGCTAGTGCTGGTCGTAAACATTTAGCACAGTATAAGCAAAATGCACAAGCTTCTGTTGTTGAAGTAGAACAAGCACGCCAAAAACCTGCTAAAAAAGTTACTCACAATAATGAGCAACATCATAACAGTACTTCATCGCGAAAAAATGTTACTTCGCAGCATAATAGTAATAATAACCAACATAATCATAATCAACATCAAAATCATACAAATACGCAAGCAAAACCAGCTAATAAGATAACTAGCAAAACACCAACGCGTAGTGTGGCTTCAGTAACATCCACACCAACTACTGAACAAAAGACTACTGATAATGCTAATAAGCGTCAACATGAATTTACCAACAATCGGCGCAAAAACGACTTTACTAATTATCGTAATCGTCCTAAGCATAAAAATAAAAAGAAATTACGCAAGCAACAAGCAACACAACCTAAGAAACCTATGCCACAGCGTAAAGAACGTCCATTACCAGAGACTTTGGAATATAGCGTTGGGATGAATGCTCAAGATTTAGGGAAAATTTTGCATCGTGAACCCGCAGAAATTGTTAAAAAATTATTTATGCTGGGAATTATGGTCAACCAAAATCAATCTTTAGATAAAGATACAGTAGAATTACTAGCTGCAGATTATGGTATTGATGCCCAAGAAAAAGTTGAAGAAGACATTACTAACTTAGATAACTTTTTTGAAGAAGAAGTTAATAATACAGAAAATCTAGCCAAAAGACCTCCAGTAGTTACAATTATGGGGCACGTTGACCATGGTAAAACTACGTTGTTAGATCGGCTTCGTCATAGTCATGTAACTGATGATGAAGCTGGGGGTATTACTCAACATATTGGTGCTTATCAAGTGCGTCTAGATGATCGTTTAATTACCTTCTTAGATACTCCAGGACATGCTGCCTTTTCGAATATGCGTGCTCGTGGTGCTGATATTACTGATATTGTTATTTTAGTTGTAGCTGCGGATGATGGTGTCATGCCACAAACTATTGAAGCAATTAATCATGCTAAAGCAGCAAATGACCCAATTATTGTTGCTATTAATAAGATTGATAAACCAGATGCTAATCCGCAACATGTTACTGAAGAATTAATGCAATATGATTTAATCCCAGAAGATTTTGGTGGCGATACAATTTTTGTTAATATTTCTGCTAAAAAGGGTACTGGGATTGATGATTTGTTGCAAATGATCCTTCTAGAAGCTGACGTTTTAGAATTGAAGGCTAATCCTCAACAAAAGGCAGTCGGAACTGTCATTGAAGCTCGTTTGGATAAAGGCCGTGGTCCAGTTGCAAGTCTTTTGGTACAACAAGGTACTTTGCATAAGGGTGATCCAATTGTTGTAGGTAATACTTTTGGTCGTGTACGGGTAATGACCGATGATCGTGGACGCCAGATTAAAGAAGCATTACCATCGCAACCAGTAATGATTACAGGATTAAACGATGTGCCTCAATCAGCGGATAAATTTGTTGTCTTTGAAAGCGAGAAATTAGCACGTTCAGCTGGTGAAGAACGGGCTAAACAGGCGCAAATTCAAGAACGCAAGCGGACTAATGCTGTTACATTGGATAACTTATTTGATACGATGAAGCAACAAGATATGAAACAAGTTGATGTTATTATTAAAGCGGACGTACAAGGATCAGTTGAAGCTTTGAGAAATAGTCTAGAAAAAATTGATGTTGAAGGCGTTCGAGTTAATATTATTCATGCTGCTGCGGGTGCCATTACAGAAACAGATGTCACTTTAGCTTCTGCAAGTAATGCTATCATTATTGGTTTTAACGTTCGTCCAACTAACCAAGCTAAAATTCAAGCAGACGAAGAAAATGTTGATATTCGATTGCATAATGTGATTTATAATGCAATTGATGAAATTGAGTCAGCAATGAAGGGTATGTTAGAACCTGTTTATGAAGAAAAAGTTACGGGCAATTTAACTGTGCGAGAAACTTACAAAGTATCTAAATTAGGTACAATTGCTGGCTGCATAGTAGATTCTGGATTAATTCAACGTGACAGTGGAGTTCGTTTAATTCGTGATGGTATTGTCATCTATGAAGGCAAATTAGCTTCTCTTAAACGCTTTAAAGATGATGTTAAAGAAGTTAAACAAGGATTTGAATGTGGCCTTATGATTGAAAATTATAATGATATTAAAGTTGACGATCAGGTAGAGGCCTATATTATGCAAGAAGTACCAGTAGAATAG
- the rbfA gene encoding 30S ribosome-binding factor RbfA, translating to MKYRVGRVEQEIQREVNDILLKRIRDPRVDGVTITGVDVTGDLQQATIYFSILSDTASSAEKAQAGLDKAKGLIRKELGQRLSIYKTPELFFKQDQSVRYGERIDELIKKMHEQEQ from the coding sequence ATGAAGTATCGTGTCGGCAGAGTTGAACAAGAGATTCAGCGTGAAGTTAACGATATACTTCTCAAGCGGATCCGTGATCCACGTGTAGACGGAGTTACGATTACCGGTGTTGATGTAACTGGTGATTTACAACAAGCTACAATTTACTTTAGTATTTTGTCAGATACTGCCAGTAGTGCCGAAAAAGCTCAAGCTGGTTTAGATAAAGCCAAAGGCTTAATTAGAAAAGAATTAGGTCAGCGACTTTCAATTTATAAAACTCCGGAATTATTTTTTAAACAAGATCAATCTGTTCGTTATGGGGAACGAATTGATGAATTAATTAAAAAAATGCATGAACAAGAACAATAG
- the truB gene encoding tRNA pseudouridine(55) synthase TruB, with protein sequence MNGIIPLYKPKGITSADCVYRLRKILHERKIGHTGTLDPDVDGVLVICVGQATKLVNHLMQSPKTYQGQITLGQATTTEDASGDVVAQEILKEPFTTEQIVKAMKALTGKIKQTPPLYSAVRVNGKRLYEYARAHESVERPTREVNIYHFEVLNTPTFLADVGKQIIEFEVQCSKGTYIRTLAVQLGELLQVPAHMNQLTRTIGGTFTLKDTVTLEQIEKSFNAGENSFLLSLSAAFKQSKRYDLSNEQWRYVQNGRSLKLTVSDSQLALFYKGVLKAIYQQQNELYVPQLMLLKNDR encoded by the coding sequence ATGAATGGCATCATTCCTTTATATAAGCCGAAAGGAATCACTAGTGCAGACTGTGTTTATCGCCTGCGCAAAATTCTTCATGAACGCAAAATTGGACACACAGGAACATTAGATCCTGATGTAGATGGTGTTTTGGTTATTTGTGTAGGCCAAGCTACCAAGTTAGTTAACCACTTAATGCAGTCCCCCAAAACTTATCAAGGACAAATCACTTTAGGGCAAGCTACTACTACAGAAGATGCGAGCGGAGATGTAGTGGCGCAAGAAATTTTGAAAGAGCCCTTTACTACTGAACAAATAGTTAAAGCTATGAAGGCTCTCACAGGAAAGATTAAACAAACACCGCCTTTATATTCTGCAGTCCGTGTCAATGGCAAGCGATTATATGAATATGCTCGAGCTCATGAATCAGTTGAACGTCCGACAAGGGAAGTTAATATTTATCATTTTGAAGTATTAAACACTCCTACTTTTTTAGCAGATGTTGGCAAACAAATTATAGAATTTGAAGTCCAATGTTCGAAGGGAACTTATATTCGAACATTGGCTGTCCAACTAGGAGAGTTATTACAGGTGCCAGCACATATGAATCAGTTAACTCGAACTATTGGCGGTACTTTTACACTTAAAGACACTGTTACTTTGGAGCAAATTGAAAAGAGCTTTAATGCTGGCGAAAATAGCTTTTTATTATCTTTGAGTGCCGCTTTTAAGCAATCTAAGCGTTATGATTTATCTAATGAGCAATGGCGTTATGTTCAAAATGGACGATCTTTAAAATTAACGGTTTCAGATTCACAGCTGGCGTTGTTTTATAAGGGTGTTTTAAAAGCAATTTATCAACAGCAAAATGAATTATATGTACCTCAATTAATGTTGTTAAAAAATGATAGGTGA
- the ribF gene encoding riboflavin biosynthesis protein RibF: MQVQELNFPQQMNIINQKPLVLAAGFFDGIHLGHQNVIKTAIRLAKTKQLPAGVLTFDRHPATVFGTNKSQEYQYLSLPERKLELLQKLGVDIVYIAKFNAEFSQLTPAKFVQEFLQQLNLDTLVAGFDWTFGPQNIANMQHLRTLAKHKFKVVEIPKLQFAEHKISSTNIKKYLANQQIEQANLLLGYNYQNSGLVVHGRAVGRQLGFPTANLDISANQLLPTFGVYITRVQSGQKWYPAMTQIGRNLTFNHGQNPITVEANILNFNQDIYGQELKIEWLQYIREEIAFANELQLIDQLKSDQQVTQNYFEKK, encoded by the coding sequence ATGCAAGTTCAAGAATTAAATTTTCCCCAGCAAATGAATATTATCAATCAAAAGCCCTTAGTTTTAGCTGCCGGCTTTTTTGATGGGATACATCTTGGCCATCAAAATGTAATTAAGACAGCGATTCGCTTAGCAAAAACGAAACAGCTGCCAGCAGGAGTATTAACTTTTGATCGCCATCCTGCAACAGTGTTTGGAACTAATAAATCCCAAGAGTATCAATATTTATCATTGCCAGAGCGAAAATTAGAATTATTGCAAAAGTTGGGCGTTGATATTGTCTATATTGCGAAGTTTAATGCAGAATTTTCTCAATTAACACCAGCAAAATTTGTGCAGGAATTTTTACAACAGTTGAATTTGGATACCTTAGTAGCAGGATTTGATTGGACCTTTGGACCCCAAAATATTGCTAATATGCAACATTTGAGAACATTAGCAAAGCATAAATTCAAAGTAGTTGAAATCCCTAAATTGCAATTTGCGGAACATAAAATTTCCTCTACTAATATAAAAAAATATTTAGCTAATCAGCAAATTGAACAAGCTAATTTATTACTGGGGTATAATTATCAAAATAGTGGTCTAGTTGTTCATGGGCGCGCAGTCGGACGACAATTAGGATTCCCAACCGCTAATCTAGACATATCTGCCAATCAATTATTACCGACTTTTGGAGTATATATAACCAGAGTCCAAAGCGGTCAAAAATGGTATCCCGCAATGACTCAAATTGGCCGTAATTTAACATTTAATCATGGGCAAAATCCGATAACCGTTGAAGCTAATATTTTAAATTTCAATCAAGATATTTATGGTCAAGAATTAAAAATAGAATGGCTGCAATATATTCGTGAAGAAATAGCTTTTGCAAATGAATTACAGTTAATTGACCAATTAAAAAGTGATCAGCAAGTAACGCAAAATTATTTTGAAAAAAAGTAG
- the hrcA gene encoding heat-inducible transcriptional repressor HrcA, giving the protein MITDRQAQILKAIVQEYIETGQPIGSKALLDVLPTHVSSATIRNDMASLEKAGFIEKIHLSSGRVPSAKGYRYYLDNLLEPINVSEQISELIQSDFSKPRFNKIDEIVEQSARILSTLTSYTAIALGPESKNTKLTGFRIVPLSQQQIMAIIVTSSGDVYNQIYKIPADLPSEQLESVVRIINDQLVGETLSEVSKRLKTDFPYLVSQYLQTPDGFLSMLDDIIDNVSADHFFVDGKSNLFNYVDVRNSSNLKYLYSLFDNDRDLTKLLGLDQDDPDLDRGPGISVQLGDEFDQQILKNYSLITARYSVGDYGQGLIALLGPTNMPYSQLIGLIASLRKELAKRLFDYFREINGNSS; this is encoded by the coding sequence TTGATAACTGATCGTCAAGCACAGATTTTAAAAGCAATTGTGCAAGAATACATTGAAACTGGGCAGCCAATAGGTTCTAAAGCGTTGTTAGATGTTTTGCCAACACATGTTAGTTCAGCAACCATCCGCAATGATATGGCTAGCTTAGAAAAGGCAGGCTTTATTGAAAAAATCCATCTGTCTTCCGGGCGTGTCCCATCTGCTAAGGGTTATCGATATTATTTGGATAATTTATTAGAACCAATTAACGTTTCTGAACAAATATCGGAATTAATTCAATCAGATTTTTCTAAGCCAAGATTTAATAAAATTGATGAAATTGTTGAGCAGTCAGCGCGAATTTTGTCAACTTTAACTAGCTATACAGCCATTGCTTTAGGTCCTGAAAGCAAGAATACTAAGTTAACTGGTTTTAGAATAGTGCCATTAAGTCAGCAACAAATTATGGCTATTATTGTCACTAGTAGTGGTGATGTCTATAATCAAATTTACAAAATTCCAGCAGATTTGCCTAGTGAACAATTAGAATCAGTCGTCCGGATTATTAATGATCAATTAGTAGGAGAAACATTGTCTGAGGTTTCTAAACGCTTAAAGACTGATTTCCCATATTTAGTTTCGCAATACTTGCAAACTCCAGATGGATTTTTGTCCATGTTAGATGATATTATTGATAATGTTTCTGCAGATCATTTCTTTGTTGACGGTAAATCTAATTTGTTCAACTATGTAGATGTCCGCAATAGTTCCAATTTGAAATATCTTTATTCATTATTCGACAATGATCGTGATTTAACCAAATTGTTAGGTTTAGATCAGGATGATCCTGATTTGGATCGAGGACCTGGTATTAGTGTCCAACTTGGGGATGAATTTGATCAGCAGATTTTAAAAAATTATAGTTTAATTACAGCACGTTATAGTGTGGGTGATTATGGACAAGGATTAATTGCATTATTAGGTCCAACTAATATGCCATATTCGCAATTAATTGGTTTGATTGCATCCCTGAGAAAAGAATTAGCAAAAAGATTATTTGATTACTTTAGAGAGATTAATGGTAATTCAAGTTAA
- the grpE gene encoding nucleotide exchange factor GrpE: MTKSEIDAEEFPSEEDLNTQKKSIKSEKKHSQTVKEDKPRDEQADSKKVDTAVVDKLLDKNQELEAQLKEAQDKYLRAEAEIQNIKKHNQQDQAALIKYDGQKLATAILPSLDNLQRALTAQEQNQDTSSQGIITGVEMVLKHLKQALAENNVVEIEAQDQKFDPTVHQAVQTVPADDQHPAETVVQVLQDGYKLKDRVIRPSMVVVAQ, encoded by the coding sequence TTGACAAAATCAGAAATTGATGCCGAAGAATTTCCATCAGAAGAGGATTTGAATACTCAAAAGAAATCCATTAAATCAGAAAAAAAGCATTCTCAAACTGTTAAAGAAGATAAACCAAGAGATGAACAAGCTGATAGTAAAAAAGTTGATACTGCTGTAGTTGATAAATTGTTAGATAAAAATCAAGAATTAGAAGCACAGTTAAAAGAGGCACAAGATAAGTATCTACGTGCTGAAGCTGAAATTCAAAATATCAAAAAGCACAATCAACAAGATCAAGCAGCTTTAATTAAGTATGATGGCCAAAAATTGGCAACTGCAATTTTACCATCTTTGGATAATCTACAACGGGCATTAACTGCTCAAGAGCAAAATCAAGATACAAGTAGTCAAGGTATTATTACAGGTGTAGAAATGGTTTTAAAACATCTAAAACAAGCTCTAGCTGAAAATAACGTCGTAGAAATTGAGGCTCAAGATCAAAAATTTGATCCAACGGTTCACCAAGCTGTACAAACTGTACCAGCAGATGACCAACATCCTGCTGAAACAGTAGTACAAGTTTTGCAGGATGGTTATAAATTAAAAGATCGAGTAATTAGACCAAGCATGGTAGTTGTAGCACAATAA